The following proteins come from a genomic window of Gossypium raimondii isolate GPD5lz chromosome 5, ASM2569854v1, whole genome shotgun sequence:
- the LOC105769201 gene encoding uncharacterized protein LOC105769201: MKILLTGASGYLGGRLCHALVNRGYTVRALVRRTSDLSGLPSSSPTDGASLELAYGDVTDYPSLLDACSDCDIIFHTAALVEPWLPDHSRFFSVNVGGLKNLLQAAKETKTINKIIYTSSFFAFGPTDGYIADENQIHLEKAFCTEYEKSKAAADKVALQAIAEGMPIVPVYPGVIYGPGKLTTGNVVAQLLIERFNWRLPGYIGRGNDKFSFSHVDDVVEGHIAAMEKGRLGERYLLTGENASFRHVFDIAAIITGTARPKFNIPLGLIEVYGWISVLFARITGKLPLISPPTVHVLRHQWAYTCDKAKLELDYRPRSLKDGLEEMLPWLKSLGVIKY, translated from the exons ATGAAGATACTGCTAACTGGCGCATCGGGTTATCTAGGTGGAAGGCTGTGCCACGCTCTGGTAAACCGCGGCTACACCGTCCGAGCCTTGGTCCGGCGCACCAGCGACCTCTCTGGCCTTCCTTCATCTTCACCCACCGATGGAGCTTCTCTGGAACTCGCGTACGGCGACGTCACCGACTACCCATCCCTCCTGGACGCCTGCTCCGACTGCGACATCATCTTCCACACCGCCGCCCTCGTCGAACCCTGGCTTCCAGATCACTCTAGATTCTTCTCC GTCAACGTTGGTGGTCTGAAGAACCTGTTGCAAGCAGCTAAGGAGACGAAGACGATTAATAAGATCATTTACACGTCTTCGTTCTTCGCTTTTGGTCCTACCGATGGATATATCGCCGATGAGAATCAA ATTCACCTGGAGAAAGCTTTCTGCACGGAGTACGAGAAATCAAAGGCCGCCGCCGATAAGGTTGCTTTGCAAGCTATAGCTGAGGGGATGCCAATTGTTCCGGTTTATCCAGGTGTAATTTATGGCCCTGGCAAGCTTACCACAGGCAATGTTGTTGCTCAATTA ttAATTGAGCGGTTTAATTGGCGATTACCTGGTTACATAGGCCGTGGAAATGATAAGTTTTCTTTTAGTCATGTTGATGATGTAGTAGAGGGCCATATTGCAGCCATGGAAAAGGGTCGACTAGGGGAAAGATATTTACTTACGGGAGAAAATGCATCATTCAGGCATGTTTTTGATATAGCTGCCATTATCACTGGAACTGCTAGGCCTAAATTCAACATCCCTTTAGGCTTGATTGAAGTTTATGGATGGATTTCTGTTCTTTTTGCCCGAATTACAGGAAAGCTTCCTCTCATTAGTCCCCCG ACTGTGCATGTCTTAAGACATCAATGGGCATATACTTGTGACAAGGCCAAACTGGAGTTGGATTATAGACCTAGAAGCTTGAAAGACGGGCTTGAAGAAATGCTCCCCTGGTTGAAGAGCTTGGGCGtgataaaatactaa
- the LOC105769198 gene encoding probable protein phosphatase 2C 12 isoform X2, with amino-acid sequence MSSKGEHQTVPLSVLLKRESESEKIENPEILHGQASQSKKGEDFTLLKTECQRAMGDGVATFSVFGLFDGHNGSAAAIYTKENLLNNILSAIPADLNRDEWVAALPRALVAGFVKTDKDFQAKAKTSGTTVTFVIIDGWVVTVASVGDSRCIFESGEGGIYYLSADHRLECNEEERERITSSGGEVGRLNTGGGTQIGPLRCWPGGLCLSRSIGDMDVGEYIVPVPYVKQVKLSTAGGRLIISSDGVWDVLSAEVALDCCRGMSPDAAAAQIVKEAVHTKGLRDDTTCIVVDILPLEKPSAPLPPPKKAVKGKLKAMFRKKHSEASSQSDKEYMEPDVVEELFEEGSAMLSERFATKYPLCNMFKLFTCAVCQLEMKPGEGISIHAGTSNSVKLRPWDGPFLCSTCQEKKEAMEGKRPSGSRHGSDSD; translated from the exons atGTCCTCGAAAGGTGAACATCAAACAGTGCCGCTGTCGGTTTTACTAAAACGAGAATCGGAAAGCGAAAAGATCGAAAATCCGGAGATTTTACACGGACAAGCGAGCCAGAGCAAGAAAGGTGAAGACTTTACGTTGCTTAAAACTGAATGCCAAAGAGCAATGGGAGATGGCGTCGCCACATTCTCAGTTTTCGGG CTCTTTGATGGACACAACGGGTCTGCTGCTGCTATTTACACTAAAGAGAATCTCCTTAATAATATCCTAAGTGCTATTCCTGCGGATCTTAATAGAGATGAATGGGTTGCTGCGCTGCCGAGGGCTCTGGTTGCAGGCTTTGTCAAAACAGATAAAGATTTTCAAGCGAAAG CAAAAACATCGGGAACTACTGTGACCTTTGTGATAATAGATGGATGGGTTGTAACAGTTGCATCTGTTGGTGATTCTCGTTGTATATTTGAATCGGGTGAAGGTGGAATATATTACTTGTCAGCTGATCATAGGCTTGAATGCAATGAAGAGGA GAGGGAGCGGATCACTTCAAGTGGTGGTGAGGTTGGTCGGTTAAATACTGGTGGTGGTACACAG ATTGGTCCTTTGAGATGTTGGCCCGGAGGCTTGTGTCTGTCACGTTCTATTGGTGATATGGATGTTGGGGAGTACATTGTTCCTGTTCCATATGTAAAACAAGTAAAG TTGTCTACAGCTGGTGGTCGGTTAATCATCTCTAGTGATGGTGTTTGGGATGTGTTATCAGCTGAAGTAGCTCTAGATTGCTGTCGAGGGATGTCACCAGATGCTGCAGCTGCACAGATTGTGAAA GAAGCTGTACATACAAAGGGTCTTCGAGATGATACAACCTGCATTGTTGTTGATATCTTACCACTAGAGAAGCCATCTGCTCCTTTGCCACCACCAAAGAAGGCTGTAAAAGGTAAGTTGAAGGCCATGTTTCGCAAGAAGCATTCTGAGGCATCTTCTCAGTCTGATAAAGAATACATGGAGCCAGATGTGGTGGAAGAACTATTTGAGGAGGGATCTGCTATGCTTTCAGAAAG GTTTGCTACAAAATATCCACTGTGCAACATGTTTAAGCTGTTCACATGTGCAGTCTGTCAATTAGAGATGAAACCTGGAGAGGGTATTTCAATTCATGCTGGGACATCTAATTCAGTAAAGTTGCGTCCATGGGATGGTCCTTTCCTTTGCTCTACTTGCCAGGAGAAGAAAGAAGCCATGGAAGGGAAAAGACCATCAGGAA GTAGACATGGTAGTGACAGCGATTAG
- the LOC105769198 gene encoding probable protein phosphatase 2C 12 isoform X1: MSSKGEHQTVPLSVLLKRESESEKIENPEILHGQASQSKKGEDFTLLKTECQRAMGDGVATFSVFGLFDGHNGSAAAIYTKENLLNNILSAIPADLNRDEWVAALPRALVAGFVKTDKDFQAKAKTSGTTVTFVIIDGWVVTVASVGDSRCIFESGEGGIYYLSADHRLECNEEERERITSSGGEVGRLNTGGGTQIGPLRCWPGGLCLSRSIGDMDVGEYIVPVPYVKQVKLSTAGGRLIISSDGVWDVLSAEVALDCCRGMSPDAAAAQIVKEAVHTKGLRDDTTCIVVDILPLEKPSAPLPPPKKAVKGKLKAMFRKKHSEASSQSDKEYMEPDVVEELFEEGSAMLSERFATKYPLCNMFKLFTCAVCQLEMKPGEGISIHAGTSNSVKLRPWDGPFLCSTCQEKKEAMEGKRPSGSNNKALLYLLPPLQIYGTKRSLNILFLFSLFSGRHGSDSD; this comes from the exons atGTCCTCGAAAGGTGAACATCAAACAGTGCCGCTGTCGGTTTTACTAAAACGAGAATCGGAAAGCGAAAAGATCGAAAATCCGGAGATTTTACACGGACAAGCGAGCCAGAGCAAGAAAGGTGAAGACTTTACGTTGCTTAAAACTGAATGCCAAAGAGCAATGGGAGATGGCGTCGCCACATTCTCAGTTTTCGGG CTCTTTGATGGACACAACGGGTCTGCTGCTGCTATTTACACTAAAGAGAATCTCCTTAATAATATCCTAAGTGCTATTCCTGCGGATCTTAATAGAGATGAATGGGTTGCTGCGCTGCCGAGGGCTCTGGTTGCAGGCTTTGTCAAAACAGATAAAGATTTTCAAGCGAAAG CAAAAACATCGGGAACTACTGTGACCTTTGTGATAATAGATGGATGGGTTGTAACAGTTGCATCTGTTGGTGATTCTCGTTGTATATTTGAATCGGGTGAAGGTGGAATATATTACTTGTCAGCTGATCATAGGCTTGAATGCAATGAAGAGGA GAGGGAGCGGATCACTTCAAGTGGTGGTGAGGTTGGTCGGTTAAATACTGGTGGTGGTACACAG ATTGGTCCTTTGAGATGTTGGCCCGGAGGCTTGTGTCTGTCACGTTCTATTGGTGATATGGATGTTGGGGAGTACATTGTTCCTGTTCCATATGTAAAACAAGTAAAG TTGTCTACAGCTGGTGGTCGGTTAATCATCTCTAGTGATGGTGTTTGGGATGTGTTATCAGCTGAAGTAGCTCTAGATTGCTGTCGAGGGATGTCACCAGATGCTGCAGCTGCACAGATTGTGAAA GAAGCTGTACATACAAAGGGTCTTCGAGATGATACAACCTGCATTGTTGTTGATATCTTACCACTAGAGAAGCCATCTGCTCCTTTGCCACCACCAAAGAAGGCTGTAAAAGGTAAGTTGAAGGCCATGTTTCGCAAGAAGCATTCTGAGGCATCTTCTCAGTCTGATAAAGAATACATGGAGCCAGATGTGGTGGAAGAACTATTTGAGGAGGGATCTGCTATGCTTTCAGAAAG GTTTGCTACAAAATATCCACTGTGCAACATGTTTAAGCTGTTCACATGTGCAGTCTGTCAATTAGAGATGAAACCTGGAGAGGGTATTTCAATTCATGCTGGGACATCTAATTCAGTAAAGTTGCGTCCATGGGATGGTCCTTTCCTTTGCTCTACTTGCCAGGAGAAGAAAGAAGCCATGGAAGGGAAAAGACCATCAGGAAGTAATAACAAAGCTCTCCTATATCTTCTCCCCCCTTTGCAAATTTATGGTACTAAAAGATCCTTGAATATCCTTTTCTTGTTTTCTCTGTTTTCAGGTAGACATGGTAGTGACAGCGATTAG
- the LOC105769202 gene encoding BRI1 kinase inhibitor 1: MNGYQQQKTTEQVVDRKHGEGKLKQEPKEGSADKQSPPASPPSAASSPSHEFSFTVVSLHSSSNSVPGKTKTPPSMAIDLSPADDIFFHGHLLPLHLLSHLPVSPRCSTNSLDGFNGPITDEPKPDKPNTGCKSKSDSNIKSSNKNHGKVGNRPQSYNIEANGRPKSKSFTLFRLTRWHHKGRGVRETEEKEKHKTKMRFDLRHVLKRYVRMVRPLLFFRGRRDNWHLQRQSHSFSGNLSWKNKEKELRARKGRGEYYSAPASMRTSPTNSGLLVATTGFPSSTSDSTMEELQAAIQAAIAHCKNSIQGEDKFKC; encoded by the coding sequence ATGAATGGTTACCAGCAGCAAAAAACCACGGAGCAAGTCGTAGACAGAAAGCATGGAGAAGGCAAGTTAAAACAAGAACCAAAAGAAGGGTCAGCAGATAAGCAATCTCCTCCTGCTTCACCTCCTTCAGCAGCTTCCTCTCCTTCCCATGAATTCTCCTTCACAGTTGTCTCTCTCCACTCTTCGTCTAACAGTGTCCCTGGTAAAACCAAAACCCCACCTTCAATGGCCATCGATTTGTCTCCTGCGGAtgacattttctttcatggTCATTTGCTCCCTCTCCACCTCCTTTCCCACCTTCCAGTCTCTCCACGTTGCTCTACAAATTCATTGGATGGCTTCAACGGTCCCATAACAGATGAACCAAAACCTGATAAACCCAACACCGGTTGCAAAAGCAAAAGCGACAGCAATATCAAAAGCAGCAACAAGAACCATGGCAAAGTCGGGAATCGTCCTCAAAGCTACAACATCGAAGCCAACGGAAGGCCAAAGTCCAAGTCTTTCACGTTATTCCGGTTAACAAGGTGGCACCACAAAGGGCGTGGCGTTAGAGAAACAGAAGAGAAAGAGAAGCACAAGACAAAGATGAGATTCGACTTGAGACATGTTTTGAAGAGGTACGTGAGGATGGTTCGGCCATTGTTGTTTTTCAGAGGAAGGAGAGATAACTGGCATCTCCAGAGGCAATCTCACTCGTTTTCAGGCAATTTAAGTTGGAAGAACAAAGAGAAAGAGTTGAGAGCAAGGAAAGGAAGAGGAGAGTATTATTCAGCTCCGGCTTCAATGAGGACATCGCCTACAAACAGTGGTCTTCTTGTTGCAACCACAGGTTTCCCTTCTTCAACCAGTGACAGCACCATGGAAGAGTTGCAGGCTGCAATTCAAGCTGCAATTGCTCATTGCAAGAATTCCATTCAAGGGGAAGACAAATTTAAATGCTAG